The following are encoded together in the Pedobacter steynii genome:
- a CDS encoding DUF5000 domain-containing lipoprotein, whose product MKRIAYICSVFCLLLSWISCKRDKLEPIVNDGHAPAPVSKVSVVNLNGAAEISYTVPSDQDLLYIKAVYRTRKGEVRETKVSKYNRSLTVLGFGDTNAYEVELYAVDNGENASSAVIVTVNPLEPPLKLVRNGLAVSADFGGINVAFENEKGDNLAIVVLSDDSLGNFVPINTYYTNIKKGLFPTRDLKAEETRFGIFVRDRWGNVSDTLYKQVTPYYEARLDRTKMRPLVLPTDAVLGYGGNLSALFDGDYGDGRFYHSGDAAKMPQWFSFDLGVTARLSRLTYYMRQAYYFNLHNPREVEIWGSNNPPADGSYNNWVLLTTHKQVKPSGLPTGQLSQADKDAALEGESIAIPVTAPKVRYIRFKTLRNWTDGTFVNFNELTAWGDLR is encoded by the coding sequence ATGAAAAGAATAGCATATATCTGCTCCGTTTTCTGTTTGCTGCTGAGCTGGATTTCCTGTAAACGGGATAAGCTTGAGCCAATAGTGAACGACGGGCATGCCCCGGCCCCGGTAAGTAAGGTGTCGGTAGTTAACCTGAATGGTGCTGCAGAAATTAGTTATACCGTTCCCTCTGACCAGGATCTTCTATACATCAAGGCGGTATACCGGACCAGAAAAGGAGAAGTAAGGGAAACAAAAGTGAGTAAGTATAACCGCAGTTTAACCGTGCTGGGTTTTGGAGATACCAATGCGTATGAGGTAGAATTGTATGCGGTTGACAATGGTGAAAATGCTTCTTCTGCGGTAATTGTGACCGTAAATCCTTTGGAGCCACCTCTAAAACTGGTACGAAACGGATTAGCGGTCTCAGCTGATTTCGGTGGTATTAACGTCGCTTTTGAGAATGAAAAGGGAGATAATCTGGCGATTGTCGTTTTATCGGACGACTCTCTGGGTAATTTTGTACCGATAAACACCTATTATACCAATATTAAAAAAGGATTGTTTCCTACCAGAGACCTGAAAGCAGAGGAAACCAGATTTGGCATTTTTGTGCGGGACAGGTGGGGCAATGTTTCTGATACCTTATATAAGCAGGTTACTCCATATTACGAAGCCAGACTGGACCGGACGAAAATGAGGCCTTTGGTCTTACCTACAGATGCAGTTTTAGGATATGGTGGAAATCTATCCGCTTTATTTGACGGAGATTATGGAGATGGCAGGTTTTATCACTCCGGCGATGCAGCAAAAATGCCACAGTGGTTTTCATTTGATCTCGGGGTAACAGCCAGATTGAGCCGGCTTACCTATTACATGCGTCAGGCTTACTATTTCAATCTGCATAATCCCAGAGAGGTAGAAATCTGGGGTTCAAATAATCCCCCTGCCGACGGAAGTTATAACAACTGGGTGTTACTCACTACACATAAACAAGTGAAACCTTCAGGTTTGCCGACAGGGCAACTTTCTCAGGCAGATAAAGATGCTGCATTGGAAGGAGAATCTATTGCAATCCCGGTTACAGCTCCTAAAGTAAGGTACATCAGGTTTAAGACATTGAGGAACTGGACAGATGGCACCTTCGTGAATTTTAATGAACTGACGGCCTGGGGAGATTTGAGATAA
- a CDS encoding DUF4998 domain-containing protein → MMKLIYNVICFCTILWCLSSCTKEDAYKEFMKGGEISYAGRVDSITVHPGNQRIQLSLALGSDPLVTKVKAFWNDHRDSTILTVNRTSGKDTVNLIISNLTEGNYNFSVFTMDNKNNSSVAVNASGTVYGPSYFNSLVNRRIKELGFSNDGTKLELSWAAPSIDEIGVELRHLGTDNQEKIFVVPAGQLTTELTGVKDGSVLKYRSLFKPEPNAIDTFSPEYTAVNIPFFERKLNKSKFMELILPGDARTAHGWLMPFLWDDKYNPPGFATTPGVPLWFTFDTGVSSTPSRMKTWQANDRLYSGESVRKFEVWGSNDPNPDGSWSSWTKLLTAESVKPSGLPLGENTAADIDYAKAGEEFVFPAGLPKVRYIRLKLLENWGGAGFMTMEEITLWTNDR, encoded by the coding sequence ATGATGAAACTAATATATAATGTAATTTGCTTTTGCACCATTTTATGGTGTCTGAGTTCCTGTACCAAAGAAGATGCGTACAAGGAATTTATGAAAGGCGGTGAGATCTCTTATGCAGGCAGGGTAGATTCGATAACTGTTCATCCCGGTAATCAGCGTATACAATTATCGTTGGCCCTGGGGAGTGATCCTTTAGTGACTAAAGTTAAGGCATTTTGGAACGACCATCGTGATTCAACAATACTTACCGTAAACCGGACATCGGGGAAGGATACGGTAAACCTGATCATCAGTAACCTGACAGAGGGGAACTACAATTTTAGTGTTTTTACCATGGACAACAAAAATAACTCTTCAGTAGCAGTAAATGCTTCAGGAACGGTGTACGGGCCGAGTTATTTCAATTCTCTGGTCAACAGAAGAATTAAAGAACTCGGGTTTTCCAACGATGGAACTAAATTGGAATTGAGCTGGGCGGCTCCCAGTATTGATGAAATTGGAGTTGAACTGAGGCATCTCGGGACAGATAATCAGGAGAAGATATTTGTTGTTCCTGCAGGACAGTTAACGACCGAACTTACAGGGGTTAAAGATGGTAGTGTGTTAAAATACAGGTCTTTATTTAAACCGGAGCCAAATGCAATTGATACTTTTTCGCCTGAGTATACGGCGGTAAATATCCCTTTCTTTGAACGTAAACTGAATAAATCTAAATTCATGGAGCTGATTCTTCCGGGAGATGCAAGGACAGCTCATGGCTGGTTGATGCCCTTTTTATGGGATGATAAGTACAACCCACCAGGTTTTGCAACCACTCCGGGTGTTCCGCTTTGGTTTACTTTTGATACCGGTGTTTCCAGTACTCCAAGCCGGATGAAAACCTGGCAGGCAAATGACAGGTTGTATTCAGGAGAAAGTGTCCGGAAATTTGAAGTGTGGGGAAGTAATGATCCAAATCCTGATGGTAGCTGGAGCAGCTGGACAAAACTGCTGACTGCCGAATCTGTGAAGCCGTCCGGATTGCCCTTAGGAGAAAATACTGCCGCAGATATAGACTATGCAAAAGCTGGTGAAGAGTTTGTTTTTCCCGCCGGCTTACCGAAAGTA